TTTTTCTTTTAATAATATACTTTGCTCAATAGAAATTTTACGGTTGCTGAAAACTGAGAGTGCATTTTTTTCAAGACTGCTAAAGACTTGGGATACTTGATTTAAATTTCCCATTAACTCATTTTCATTTTGTACCAATGCTTTTAATTGCTCAAATTCGGGCATGAATTGCGCATTTATCGATCTATAGCGATTTAAGTTTACTGCTAATAAATCAAGATTTGTTTGATAAAAACCTCTTAGTGTCGAGCTTTCCATTTTCTCTAATGCTAAAGCTAGTTTATTACTCCCTTTTAAGGTAGGAATAGCTAATTGGTTTTGTTGTTGAGTTGAGTCGCTAATTGTATTCAAGTTAAGTAAGGAAATTACGCTGGTTAAAATCAGTAGAATTGAAATGATGGCAAAACCACCAATTATTTTCATTGCTACAGTTAAATTCATATATATCACCAATTAGTTTGAATAAAATTATTAGTTAAATACTAGTAAGTACTCTAACTAACAATGATTATGTTGTGTTATTTCATTTTATTTTTTGAGTAAATGTTAAATTAGTACGACTTCGATATAAATTTTATGGGCTGACCATCTTGTCTATATAGACCGTAACTCTTGCATATTTTTAAAAGGCATATTGATAATAAGTATCATCAATTAATTCAGTATATCAAGGTATTAAACTTTTTCACCCTTAAAATGCGTTTTATTTAGTAGATTTTAAGTGAGATTGCTCTATAAAAGTTTTTTTATCATGCCAGCGTAGCATCGTTAGATGTTTCCCCCAGACACAACCAGTATCTAATGCATAAATATTAGGAACTGAGCAGTTGCCCATAAGTGCGGCCCAGTGGCCAAAAACCCAAGTGGTTTTTTTTATTGTTGGTGATAGTTCGTACCAAGGTAATAGCATTTCTTGGTTTGTTTTAGTTGAGTCAAGTTTTGAGCTAGGTGCTAATGGAGCCGACTTATTATGAAATTCTAGTCGTTTATCTATGTAGCAATAACGCATTCTGGTAAAGGAATTTATAGTATAACGAAATCTATCTTCTTCAGTTTTCGCTTGTTGCCAATTATCAGGTTTTTCACCATACATGGCCGAAAGCCAATAATCCCTATTGGTAGCGCTAAGTTTTATTTGTGCGTAATTTGCTTGTTCTATTGCTTGTTGTAAGTTCCATTGAGGAGATATTCCCGCATGGCTCATATAAGCATCATCATTACCTATTTGCTGTAATAGAGGTTGCTGAGCTAGCCAGTTCATTAAATCATCAACATCATCAGCGGCCAGTAATTTAGCAAGCTTATCTTGTTCTTTTACTTTTTTAATGCCGGCATATACCGCAAGCAGGTGAAGATCGTGATTACCCAGAACTACTTTTGCCGATTGCTTGAGTGATTTTACGAAACGAAGGGTTGCTAAAGAATCAGGGCCTCTAGCAACAAGATCGCCAGCTAAATACAGTTGGTCAACTTCTTGATCAAAAGCGACTCTGTCTAATAGTGCTCTAAGTTCACTATAACAACCCTGAATATCGCCAACTAAGTAAATTGCCATTTAACTGTTACCCTTTAATGGTTAACTTTGTTCATTTTCTCTATTTATTGCACGTCTAGACTGTTTTTTATTACTCTTCTCAATCTCTTTTGCAGGGGGATTATCAACAATGAAGTTAGCAAGCATAATGAAATCATCAAGTGTTAAATTTTCAGGGCGTAAATTCGCATCAATATCAAGGCTGGTTAATTGTTCTACACTAATTAATTTTTTAAAGCCGTTACGTATGGTTTTTCTACGTTGATTAAAAGCGGCTAAACATACGGTGTTAAGTGCGTTGATATCCTTTACCGGATTTTCTATAGTTTTGTGCGGTATTAAGCGCACAATAGCAGAGTCAACTTTAGGTGCAGGTTTAAAAGCCTCTGGACCTATTTCCATTACTGGAATAACTTGGCATTGGTATTGTGTCATAATTGATAAACGACCATACGCTTTACAATGAGGTTCTGCAGCCATTCGCTCTACGACTTCTTTTTGTAGCATGAAGTGCATATCTTTAACCTTATCTTTAAAGGTTAAAAGGTGGAAAATTAATGGCGTAGATATATTGTAGGGTAAGTTACCAAAGATACGTAATGGGTTCTCTATCCCACTTTCATTTTGTGCTAACGCTGCAAAATCAAAATTTAATGCATCAGTTTCATAAATGGTTAAATGTGGGGCTAAAAAAGGATGATGGCGTAATCTATGCGCAAGATCTCTATCTAATTCTACTACAGATAGCTTCCCTGCTCTTTCAACTACTGGCTCTGTTAGTGCGCCAAGCCCAGGACCGATTTCAATTAAATTCTCACCAGGCTCAGGGTTAATTGCATCAATTATGTCACTGATTACGGCATCGTTATGAAGAAAGTTTTGACCAAAGCGCTTTTTAGCTTGATGACCTAAGTGGGTTTTACTGTTCATAAATATTCTCTAGTTGTCAGGCTATTTAACACGGTTTGCTACTTCGACTAAATCAATAGCAGTCTTCATTGCTTCCATCATGCTACCAGAATCAGCAAGACCAGTACCAGCAAGTTCAAGTGCAGTACCGTGATCTACTGAAGTACGAATAAAAGGTAAACCTAATGTTATATTTACCGATGAACCAAAACCTTTATACTTCAATACAGGTAAGCCTTGATCGTGGTACATAGTTAAAATTGCATCGGCATCATTTAAGTATTTTTCATGGAAAATAGTATCAGCAGGTAAAGGGCCAATAATATTCATTCCTTCTTCTCTAAGCTCAGCAAAAGCTGGTTCCATTACTTCAATTTCTTCACGGCCTAAATGTCCATCTTCACCTGCATGAGGGTTGATACCACAGACATAAATTTTTGGTGAAGCGATACCAAATTTGCTTTTTAAATCTTGATGAAGAATACGGGTAACTTTTTGTAAACGTTCAAAAGTTATTGCTTTAGATACGTAGGCTAAAGGTATATGTGTCGTTACTAAAGCAACACGTAAACCTTCCGTTGCTAGCATCATTACAACGTCAGTACAATTTGCTTGGTTGGCAAAATATTCAGTGTGACCACTAAAAGGTACGCCTGCTTTATTAATCAAACCTTTGTGAACAGGGCCAGTAACAATAGCATCAAACTCACCCGAGATATTTTTCTCGCTTGCTACTCTTAATGTTTCGACAACATAAGCGCCATTATCTGTATCTAGGGTACCTGCGATAGCAGGTGCTCCTAATGGGATGTCTACGATAGTTAAGGTGCCTTTAGCTTGAGGCACAGCTTTAGCATTAGCATCATAATCAATCAGTGTAATCGGTAAGTTTAGCTGTTGGGCACGCTCTTCCATTAATGCTTTAGATGCAATAACAACAACTTGAGCTGGCCAAGGTTGTTGAGCAATTTTAAGCACTAAGTCAGGACCAATACCAGCAGGTTCACCGGGTGTAATAGCAATGCGTTTAGTCATGCTTATTTATCCTGTTCAAAAATTTCGATGTAAGCGTCATCGCGAGTTTCTTTCATCCAACGCGCATCTTCAAGGGCAAATTTACGGCTATGAAGAATTTGATAGGCTCTGTTCTGATTCATTTGTGAAGTAGCATCAACCATACGTCGATCATTTAATTGAATGATATGCCAGCCAAATGAAGAGCGAAAAGGCTTGTGATATTCACCAGGTTGCATGGTAGCTAGCGCTTCTTTAAAGGCAGGGTCATAGCTTTTTGGATCGGCCCAACCTAGATCACCACCACGAACAGAGGTAGGACCTTCAGAAAATTCTTTAGCTGCATCAGCAAAAGTAATCTCACCCGCTTTAACTCTATCTAATAGTGCTTGTAATTGTGCTTCTGCTTTCTCTTCACTTAAAATTATAGATGGCTTTATTAATATGTGGCTAGCTTTAACTTCTTCAACTTCTACTATTTGGCGGCCACGAATATCAAGTATTTTAACAATACTAAACCCTAAACCAGTACGAATAGGGCCAACAACAGTACCTTTATCTTTCCCTGCAATTAATTCAGAGAAAAGCGTTGGCATTTCATTAATGTTTTTCCAGCCTAAATCACCACCTTCGAGTGCGTTAGCACCGCCCGATGAAGCAATAGCAATTTTCTTAAAGTCAGAGCCATTGTTTAATAATTCAATTACTTTATCGGCACGTTCTTTATTTGAATTCAACTCCGCTTGAGTAGGATCAGAAGGAAACTCTATCAAGATATGACCAAGGTTATATTCAACATCATTGGTGGTTTGTTCTTTCATCAATTCTAATAAATTAGAAACTTCTTGTGGGGAAATATAGATGCGGCGTTGCACACTATTACGGCGAACTTCACCAGAAATTAATTCAGTACGAACACTTTCACGATATTTCTCATAATCAGTACCATCGTTAATAAGTGATTGACGAAATTGAGATAAAGTAAGTTTATTTTCCTTTGCCATATTCGTGATTGTTTGATCTAATTGAGCATCACTGACTTGTACACCCATACGTTCGCCAATTTGTAAGGTTAAGTTATCGTTAATTAGCTTATCCATAACTTGTGTACGTAAAGCATTATTTGACGGTAATGCTTGATTGTTTTTTATTGCTTGCTGTTTAATATTCTCCAATAGGCTTTGAACTTCAGATTCAAGTACTACGCCACTGTTTACAATAGCAGCAACTTTGTCCAGTTGTTTTTCTTCGGCTTGTGCTATTTGTATTCCAGAGTGAAGGACGGTGGTTAATATTAACGTTTTAAGTAAAATAGTAGCTAAATTTTTCATGAATTATTACATCTTGGTTATGGTGCATTATAAATTGTAATTATGTTTAGTTTTGTAAATAGTAAGGACGTTTATAGCCAAAAATACTTGAATTAAACATGTCTTGTGTGCCGATGGTATCTTGCTTGCCATCTAGCCCCTTTATGATGAACTGTAGTTCTAAACCACTATTAAATTCATCTCGGTTTTCATTAGAAAACCCATCATTTAAGTTTGAGTTTATATATCTATGGTACGCAATTCGTATAGCCCAGCAACAACTTTCATATTGTATGCCTGTGTAGCTTTCTATACTACGCTGCTCTTTTAAATCTTGTGTAACACGTCCCACAAAAGCCCAATCTCGGTTAATAGCAACGTTTGCTAGTAATGACATTTGCTCTAAACTACTACCTGAGACATTACGAGTATACCTATGGTTCAATTGAACTGAATTATATTTATCAATTTGATAATTTACAGCCGCTTGACTCTTATTCGTGAAGTTATCAATTGTATTGTATTGTATATCGCTACTCATTTGCCACTTATGATTTAAGCGGTAAAATAAATTAGCAGCAACTGATGATTGTTGGACACTTGAATTGTTATCGCTATTGGCGAGTATCTCATCGAGGGAGTCACTAGTATTAATAGAGTCCAGATAATCTAAAGAGTTCAGAGAATTAATGAAGTTAGCAGAATTCTTACTTGATAAATATTGAATACGACCAATACTTAAACGAAAAACTTCTAAATTTGACTCATTAAGAATTCGTGTAGTAATGCCCCAAGTGTACTGATTAGCACTGGCAACTCTATCTAAACCGCTATAACTTCTATCTCTAAATAAACCATTGAAATCGTCTTGTAAGTTAGAGGTGTCATATAATCCTATATTCGATTGATCTTCTTCTGGAATATACAAATACTGAATTTGAGGCTCTATGGTTTGAGTATAATTATTGTTAAATAATGATAACGTTCTATCGAAATTAACACCGCCGTGGAAGCGTATTTTCGGTAATGTTCGGCTTACAGTTTCGGTTAACTCACTTCCCACTTGGATATTATCTTGCTGATAATACGTATGCATTAACTTAAATTCTGAATTTAAAAACCAAGCCGGCGTAGAAAAAGGAAAACTAACCCCTGCTTCAACATGGTAACGATTTGCGTTAACTTGATCACTGGTTTCGCTTTCAAAACTTGTTAACTCTGAGTACAACTCTAGCTGCCCTGATAAACCTAGTTCAGAAAATAAAGTAAAGGGCTCTTGAGCTGATATTTCTATATGAGGTAATGTTTTATAACTTGCTTGGTGATCACCTAACACTTCAAAATCTTGCAATTTCATTGTGGTTTGCCATTGTTCACCAAAATAAGATAATTCACCTATTTGATACAAGTAAGCATCATTTGAATTGTATTGATTAGAGCCAATATCAATTAGATAATTTTCATCACTAATGGTGGTGTAATCTATGTAAGCACGGAAGTTATCAGAAAATGTTCCCACATGCTGAAACCTTGCCAGGTAGCGGGCTGAATTATCTGATTTAAGTTCGTTATCTCGGTGAAGATATTCAATATCAAGATTACCGCTTTGTAGTCCAGACAAGTAACGGAATTCTGTTTTTAATTGTGTACCACGTTTTGACATATAACGAGGTGTTATAGTTGCGTCCATATTAGGAGCTATATTCCAATAATACGGCGTCTCAATTTCTATGCCAGAGTTAGTTGTGCTACCAATCTTTGGATATAAAAGGCCACTTTTTCGTTGGTCAGAAACCGGAAAAGTGAAATAAGGTAAGTATAAAACGGGTGTATCAAATAATCTGACTTGTGCATGATAAGCTTGACCTTCATTACCATCAGCAGATATTTTTATTTCAGAGGCTTTTATCTGCCAGGCTGGGTTATCTCCTATACACGTTGTATAAGTTGAACCTGCTAAGCTTAGACCTTCCTTTGAGTTTATTTGTAATTCGTTAGCACTACCATGACCTGGATTACCATAAAGTTGATAAGCAGCATCAAGCATTGTGCTTTTTTGTTCTTTTTTACTGGCGTAGAGCTTACTGGCATGAATATCAATATTTTTATTTTGATAGTGTATGTTGCCGGTTGCATTAAACGTCATTAATAAACGGTCAAAATTAAGTTCGTCAGCTTGTATCATTTGATTTTTATCAACAAGCGTAACACCGCCGCTAAAATTGGCAATTTGATCTTTTTCAATATTTGCATAATTAGACGTAATATTAATACTATCGTCAGTTATCTTGGGTCCATTGGTTACCATTGGAATATAGATAGGAATAGGGCATTGAAGCTGAAATAGCTCATCTGTTTCTGAATCTACTTCAGAATTTTTTTCAATAGTTGTTTCAGCTAACGCAGACATTGAAAATGTCATAGAGAAAGTAGCAATGAAAATAAGGGATAATTGGAGAAAATGCATTTA
The sequence above is a segment of the Colwellia sp. 20A7 genome. Coding sequences within it:
- a CDS encoding symmetrical bis(5'-nucleosyl)-tetraphosphatase, which codes for MAIYLVGDIQGCYSELRALLDRVAFDQEVDQLYLAGDLVARGPDSLATLRFVKSLKQSAKVVLGNHDLHLLAVYAGIKKVKEQDKLAKLLAADDVDDLMNWLAQQPLLQQIGNDDAYMSHAGISPQWNLQQAIEQANYAQIKLSATNRDYWLSAMYGEKPDNWQQAKTEEDRFRYTINSFTRMRYCYIDKRLEFHNKSAPLAPSSKLDSTKTNQEMLLPWYELSPTIKKTTWVFGHWAALMGNCSVPNIYALDTGCVWGKHLTMLRWHDKKTFIEQSHLKSTK
- the rsmA gene encoding 16S rRNA (adenine(1518)-N(6)/adenine(1519)-N(6))-dimethyltransferase RsmA, with amino-acid sequence MNSKTHLGHQAKKRFGQNFLHNDAVISDIIDAINPEPGENLIEIGPGLGALTEPVVERAGKLSVVELDRDLAHRLRHHPFLAPHLTIYETDALNFDFAALAQNESGIENPLRIFGNLPYNISTPLIFHLLTFKDKVKDMHFMLQKEVVERMAAEPHCKAYGRLSIMTQYQCQVIPVMEIGPEAFKPAPKVDSAIVRLIPHKTIENPVKDINALNTVCLAAFNQRRKTIRNGFKKLISVEQLTSLDIDANLRPENLTLDDFIMLANFIVDNPPAKEIEKSNKKQSRRAINRENEQS
- the pdxA gene encoding 4-hydroxythreonine-4-phosphate dehydrogenase PdxA, with protein sequence MTKRIAITPGEPAGIGPDLVLKIAQQPWPAQVVVIASKALMEERAQQLNLPITLIDYDANAKAVPQAKGTLTIVDIPLGAPAIAGTLDTDNGAYVVETLRVASEKNISGEFDAIVTGPVHKGLINKAGVPFSGHTEYFANQANCTDVVMMLATEGLRVALVTTHIPLAYVSKAITFERLQKVTRILHQDLKSKFGIASPKIYVCGINPHAGEDGHLGREEIEVMEPAFAELREEGMNIIGPLPADTIFHEKYLNDADAILTMYHDQGLPVLKYKGFGSSVNITLGLPFIRTSVDHGTALELAGTGLADSGSMMEAMKTAIDLVEVANRVK
- the surA gene encoding peptidylprolyl isomerase SurA, which translates into the protein MKNLATILLKTLILTTVLHSGIQIAQAEEKQLDKVAAIVNSGVVLESEVQSLLENIKQQAIKNNQALPSNNALRTQVMDKLINDNLTLQIGERMGVQVSDAQLDQTITNMAKENKLTLSQFRQSLINDGTDYEKYRESVRTELISGEVRRNSVQRRIYISPQEVSNLLELMKEQTTNDVEYNLGHILIEFPSDPTQAELNSNKERADKVIELLNNGSDFKKIAIASSGGANALEGGDLGWKNINEMPTLFSELIAGKDKGTVVGPIRTGLGFSIVKILDIRGRQIVEVEEVKASHILIKPSIILSEEKAEAQLQALLDRVKAGEITFADAAKEFSEGPTSVRGGDLGWADPKSYDPAFKEALATMQPGEYHKPFRSSFGWHIIQLNDRRMVDATSQMNQNRAYQILHSRKFALEDARWMKETRDDAYIEIFEQDK
- a CDS encoding LPS-assembly protein LptD — encoded protein: MHFLQLSLIFIATFSMTFSMSALAETTIEKNSEVDSETDELFQLQCPIPIYIPMVTNGPKITDDSINITSNYANIEKDQIANFSGGVTLVDKNQMIQADELNFDRLLMTFNATGNIHYQNKNIDIHASKLYASKKEQKSTMLDAAYQLYGNPGHGSANELQINSKEGLSLAGSTYTTCIGDNPAWQIKASEIKISADGNEGQAYHAQVRLFDTPVLYLPYFTFPVSDQRKSGLLYPKIGSTTNSGIEIETPYYWNIAPNMDATITPRYMSKRGTQLKTEFRYLSGLQSGNLDIEYLHRDNELKSDNSARYLARFQHVGTFSDNFRAYIDYTTISDENYLIDIGSNQYNSNDAYLYQIGELSYFGEQWQTTMKLQDFEVLGDHQASYKTLPHIEISAQEPFTLFSELGLSGQLELYSELTSFESETSDQVNANRYHVEAGVSFPFSTPAWFLNSEFKLMHTYYQQDNIQVGSELTETVSRTLPKIRFHGGVNFDRTLSLFNNNYTQTIEPQIQYLYIPEEDQSNIGLYDTSNLQDDFNGLFRDRSYSGLDRVASANQYTWGITTRILNESNLEVFRLSIGRIQYLSSKNSANFINSLNSLDYLDSINTSDSLDEILANSDNNSSVQQSSVAANLFYRLNHKWQMSSDIQYNTIDNFTNKSQAAVNYQIDKYNSVQLNHRYTRNVSGSSLEQMSLLANVAINRDWAFVGRVTQDLKEQRSIESYTGIQYESCCWAIRIAYHRYINSNLNDGFSNENRDEFNSGLELQFIIKGLDGKQDTIGTQDMFNSSIFGYKRPYYLQN